Sequence from the Bacillus thermozeamaize genome:
CTCAAAAAGGCCAGGCTGTCCGCGCCGATCGCCTGCCGGATGGCTTCCACGCCTTTGTCAGCGGCGATCAGTTCTTCGCGTGAAGAGGTATCCACGCCATAGAAACAGGGGTGCTTGACCATCGGCGAGCTGATCCGGACGTGCACCTCTTTCGCGCCCGCTTCCCGCAACAGCTGGACAATCCGGCGGCTGGTGGTTCCCCGGACAATCGAGTCGTCAATCATTACCACGCGCTTCCCATCCACCACCTTGCGCACCGCCGAGAGCTTCATCTTGACACCCTGCTCGCGCAGCGCCTGACTGGGGCGGATAAAGGTCCGGCCGACGTAACGGTTCTTCACCAGCCCCATTTCATAGGGAATCCCGCTCGCCTCGGCAAAGCCGATGGCGGCCGAGATGCTGGAGTCGGGCACCCCGGTCACCACATCCGCTTCCACCGCGGCCTCCTCCGCCAGCCGTTTGCCCATCCGCTTGCGCGCCATGTGGACGTTCACCCCGTCAATGTCGCTGTCCGGACGCGCAAAATAAATGTATTCAAAGGTGCAGAGCGCCCGCCGGCCGGCATTGGCAAAGCGCTGGCTGCGCAGGCCGTCCCTGTCGATCACGATCAGCTCGCCCGGTTCCACATCCCGCACATAGTCGGCGCCAATCGCGTCAAAGGCGCAGGTTTCCGAAGCAAACACATAGGCGTCTCCCAGCCGGGCCAGCGAGAGCGGACGCAGGCCGTTGGGGTCGAGGGCGACCACCAGTTTCTCGTTCGTCATGATCAAGAACGCGTAGGCTCCTTTGAGCATCTGCAGCGCTTCCTTGACGGCCTCCTCCACCTCGTCATAGGCGGATCGGGCGATCAGGTGGGCGATCACCTCCGTGTCGCTGGTGGTCTGGAAGATGGAACCCTGCCGTTCCAGATACCGCCGCAACGAATCGGCGTTGACCAGGGCGCCGTTGGTGGCCACGGCCAGTTCGCCGCCGCGGTAGTTGAACACCAGCGGCTGGGCGTTCAGCAACACGCTGCCGCCGTTCGTCGGGTAGCGGACATGGCCGATGGCCCGCTCTCCATGGAGCTTTTGCAATTCTTCCGCATGGAACACCTCGGTGACCAGCCCCATCCCGCGATGAAAGGTGAACCGCTGGCCGTCGGAGGTGACGATGCCCGCGCTTTCCTGTCCCCGGTGCTGCAGCGCGTGCAAGCCGTAATAGGTCAGTTGCGCCGCATCGTGGTGGCCCCAGATCCCGAACACGCCGCATTCTTCGTGCAGTTCCTCGCCCGCCCAGGGGAGGATCAG
This genomic interval carries:
- a CDS encoding amidophosphoribosyltransferase → MILPWAGEELHEECGVFGIWGHHDAAQLTYYGLHALQHRGQESAGIVTSDGQRFTFHRGMGLVTEVFHAEELQKLHGERAIGHVRYPTNGGSVLLNAQPLVFNYRGGELAVATNGALVNADSLRRYLERQGSIFQTTSDTEVIAHLIARSAYDEVEEAVKEALQMLKGAYAFLIMTNEKLVVALDPNGLRPLSLARLGDAYVFASETCAFDAIGADYVRDVEPGELIVIDRDGLRSQRFANAGRRALCTFEYIYFARPDSDIDGVNVHMARKRMGKRLAEEAAVEADVVTGVPDSSISAAIGFAEASGIPYEMGLVKNRYVGRTFIRPSQALREQGVKMKLSAVRKVVDGKRVVMIDDSIVRGTTSRRIVQLLREAGAKEVHVRISSPMVKHPCFYGVDTSSREELIAADKGVEAIRQAIGADSLAFLSIEGMLEAIGRPFASPTDWQRGHCLACFTGEYPTEIPGDLAAD